One part of the Magallana gigas chromosome 5, xbMagGiga1.1, whole genome shotgun sequence genome encodes these proteins:
- the LOC105338349 gene encoding uncharacterized protein isoform X6 has product MPSKHKKRKDVSKIHSKLSEGPVQGSPFITHLGDGDPNLHPHPQYLYRSSTPEEEQTLQLVIPGLDQSGSGENSLNNSGGNKEENTSETKEVDTKEGPAETSPPPTREEPPRPQSRNSFVTSRSYLNTDKVAQPSKAFNKQVYFVSSSPEPHLRPGSRCTNVTDSVNRTQVTPVVENPYARVDSGYSSRYSNRSYSAGSIRKLSHSPSRMSYGMTEHYNNPNTHFQHACNRTQEREELQKINDRFTSYIQKVRHLREQSGQQADTTSFIKSTKILEDEVATLKSLYEKELDNVRKQLEEVTRERNSYQMQCSKNKQFALDLENSCNPDGPHNERLMVESEKNRRLMEEMNNSHKRIQSLESELSESKVNSGRPYDDINNLTRDSEKLIREIETLKRRYEKEQLMRQEAEEKAHQTSQKMDFENQVYNQQIKELRERLETASATILSLETRIRQYSKSDTSVSGLLQQVRESAEEEMMRFKIESEENYARNITALKTQMENDAKTIDRLNTEKSQILGQIVELRAKITSLEGQIQNLNHQKVSLEEMVAQERAQATEQVAAMSQKLKDVQEMLFVKMREASSSHDCHMPLKAEISAMKALLEEEEKRLQVPSEDVNYTTNYTLTTQADQPPISTAELVTTNVPPQSFQPMSYAQPSAPPMSPSYAPMTAPNMTNEYVPQYEPFLTEDLDPAGVGLEYFGGGTRYTYQTTPSVNKLQIEPSPPTTPRPVGPVMRAKSAPGEPIKIQRRRPQSAKCQSPSNDCVSKDSPRNVYRTPERPKSDKYYSSPICRRISDVTVSDSTDSPCPSPPQYKVGSKVRGQNVPLIPTSMGQGQDYFDEMFRDLTRETLYTAPPSPPPQKQQRSKSSMDKYQSSVYHDYNTATSRRPMVKRTRASSAYIHSAVGDIKILEVNQEGKYVRLVNDGKQEAEFGGHMIQQNVGGHPVAVYRFPPRTKFPANSTLTVWAGSNDPILHQPPSDYVWKEQQKWGTGPECTTILCKPNGQAIAWTTAAHRFTKNAFEEPSPASQQVVADDPLQDDPNIETDSLTEMTVNINEPKPDSVYLKREKQQPNVLTPQKHPHGTSPGKEIHPATSQPRPYTYGNDNSSVNRQSRSQTTRPDPVNGQPYAGSAQKMGSAPLKRYTPTNIRGNGCIVNKATSGSSNPEKKSLKNKTWPVQYVWAQPPPSPPLCSRSIVTVGLPHSYASLPRGCR; this is encoded by the exons ATGCCCTCTAAGCACAAGAAGAGAAAAGATGTTTCTAAAATTCATTCAAA ACTCAGTGAGGGCCCTGTACAAGGCAGTCCCTTCATAACACACCTTGGGGACGGTGACCCAAATCTACATCCACACCCCCAGTACCTGTACCGATCCTCCACCCCAGAGGAGGAACAGACCCTGCAGCTGGTGATTCCAGGACTTGACCAGTCAGGGTCAGGTGAAAACTCGCTGAACAACTCAGGAGGCAACAAGGAAGAGAACACTTCAG AAACTAAAGAAGTAGATACCAAGGAAGGACCTGCAGAGACAAGTCCCCCTCCTACGAGAGAAGAACCGCCGAGACCTCAGTCCAGGAACTCTTTTGTGACCTCAAGGAGTTACCTCAATACAGACAAAGTTGCCCAGCCATCAAAGGCATTCAATAAACAGGTGTATTTTGTGTCGTCTAGCCCAGAACCTCATTTACGGCCGGGAAGTCGGTGTACAAACGTTACAGACTCGGTCAACAGAACTCAAGTGACTCCAGTCGTGGAGAATCCGTATGCTCGAGTGGACTCAGGGTACTCGAGTCGATATAGCAACAGGAGTTACAGTGCAGGATCGATACGCAAGCTCAGTCACAGCCCCAGCAGGATGAGTTACGGAATGACGGAACATTACAACAACCCTAATACTCACTTTCAACATGCATGTAATCGCACTCAGGAAAGGGAGGAACTTCAGAAAATCAATGACCGTTTTACGTCGTACATCCAAAAGGTCCGCCACCTGCGCGAGCAGAGTGGACAGCAGGCGGACACCACATCTTTCATCAAATCGACCAAAATTCTGGAGGATGAGGTTGCCACATTGAAGAGCTTGTATGAAAAAGAACTTGACAATGTTAG AAAACAATTAGAAGAAGTGACACGAGAAAGAAACTCTTATCAGATGCAATGTAGCAAAAACAAACAGTTTGCCCTAGATTTAGAAAACAg TTGCAACCCAGATGGCCCCCATAATGAAAG ATTAATGGTAGAATCGGAGAAGAACCGGAGGCTGATGGAGGAGATGAACAACAGCCATAAGAGGATCCAGTCTCTGGAGAGCGAGCTATCCGAGTCCAAAGTCAACTCGGGGCGGCCTTACGACGACATCAACAACTTAACAAGAGATTCTGAAAAGCTGATAAGGGAAATCGAAACTCTGAAACGCAG ATATGAAAAGGAACAGTTGATGCGACAAGAAGCAGAGGAAAAAGCTCACCAAACATCTCAGAAGATGGACTTTGAGAACCAGGTGTACAATCAGCAGATTAAAGAGCTGAGAGAGCGTCTCGAGACAGCGAGCGCCACCATACTGAGTCTGGAGACTCGAATACGCCAGTACAGCAAGTCGGATACATCCGTATCCGGACTCCTACAGCAGGTCAGGGAATCCGCGGAGGAGGAAATGATGCGATTCAAGATCGAGTCAGAGGAAAACTATGCAAGAAAT ATAACTGCCTTAAAAACACAGATGGAAAATGATGCCAAGACAATTGACAGACTGAACACTGAGAAATCTCAGATCCTGGGACAGATTGTGGAGCTGAGGGCCAAGATAACCTCCCTGGAGGGACAG ATCCAGAATTTGAACCACCAGAAGGTCTCCCTAGAGGAAATGGTGGCCCAGGAGAGAGCGCAGGCCACCGAACAGGTGGCTGCCATGTCTCAAAAGCTAAAGGACGTCCAGGAAATGTTGTTTGTGAAGATGAGGGAGGCTAGCTCGTCACATGACTGTCACATGCCACTGAAGGCGGAGATCAGCGCCATGAAGGCCCTGCTGGAAGAGGAGGAGAAAAG attaCAAGTTCCATCAGAGGATGTGAATTACACAACGAACTATACCCTAACCACTCAAGCAGATCAACCACCCATCTCTACCGCTGAACTGGTAACCACCAATGTACCACCTCAAAGTTTCCAGCCAATGTCCTATGCTCAGCCCTCAGCCCCACCAATGTCGCCTTCCTACGCCCCGATGACTGCTCCGAACATGACCAATGAGTACGTCCCTCAGTACGAGCCCTTCCTGACAGAGGACTTGGATCCTGCGGGTGTTGGATTGGAATACTTCGGAGGGGGCACCAGATACACGTACCAGACCACTCCCAGTGTCAACAAACTCCAGATTGAGCCCTCCCCACCCACCACACCTCGCCCTGTGGGGCCAGTGATGAGGGCCAAGTCTGCCCCAG GGGAACCAATCAAAATTCAGCGTAGGAGGCCTCAAAGTGCTAAATGTCAGTCCCCTTCCAATGATTGCGTATCAAAGGATTCCCCTAGGAATGTATATAGAACCCCAGAGAGGCCGAAAAGTGATAAATATTACTCGTCGCCTATATGTAGGCGTATCTCTGATGTCACTGTGAGTGACAGTACTGACAGCCCTTGCCCCTCCCCTCCGCAGTATAAAG TTGGATCCAAGGTCAGAGGTCAGAACGTCCCCCTGATCCCGACCAGCATGGGTCAAGGTCAGGACTACTTTGACGAGATGTTCCGTGACCTGACCCGGGAGACCCTGTACACGGCCCCGCCCAGCCCTCCCCCGCAGAAACAGCAGAGGAGCAAGTCCAGCATGGACAAGTACCAGAGCTCAGTGTACCATGACTACAACACCGCCACCTCCAG GCGGCCGATGGTGAAGCGCACCAGAGCAAGTAGCGCCTACATCCACAG TGCTGTGGGAGATATTAAAATTCTAGAAGTCAATCAAGAAGGGAAATATGTGAGATTAGTGAACGACGGAAAGCAG GAGGCAGAGTTCGGAGGTCACATGATTCAACAGAATGTCGGTGGACACCCTGTGGCAGTGTATAGATTCCCACCCAGGACGAAATTCCCAGCAAACAGCACCCTCACCGTGTGGGCAGGGTCCAACGACCCCATTTTACACCAACCCCCATCAGACTATGTGTGGAAGGAGCAACAGAAATGGGGGACAGGGCCTGAATGCACTACTATTCTGTGTAAACCTAATGGACAG GCAATAGCTTGGACCACAGCTGCTCACAGGTTTACAAAGAATGCTTTTGAGGAGCCATCTCCTGCTTCTCAACAGGTGGTCGCAG ATGATCCTCTTCAAGATGATCCAAACATTGAGACAGATAGTTTAACAGAAATGACTGTCAACATCAATGAACCCAAGCCAGACTCTGTGTACCTCAAAAG GGAGAAACAGCAGCCAAATGTGCTGACCCCACAGAAACACCCCCATGGCACCTCCCCAGGGAAAGAGATCCACCCCGCCACCAGCCAGCCCCGCCCCTACACGTACGGGAATGACAACAGCAGTGTCAATAGACAGTCACGGTCACAGACAACCAGACCAGACCCAGTCAATG gtcAGCCTTATGCAGGGTCAGCTCAGAAGATGGGTAGTGCTCCATTAAAACGCTACACCCCCACAAATATACGAGGGAATGGCTGTATCGTTAACAAAGCT ACATCGGGGTCAAGCAATCCtgagaaaaaaagtttgaagAATAAAACTTG GCCGGTACAATACGTGTGGGCCCAGCCTCCCCCTTCTCCTCCCCTCTGCAGCAGGAGTATAGTAACAGTCGGCCTGCCTCACTCGTACGCTTCTCTACCTAGAG gatGTAGGTAA
- the LOC105338349 gene encoding uncharacterized protein isoform X4: protein MAQVLRLSEGPVQGSPFITHLGDGDPNLHPHPQYLYRSSTPEEEQTLQLVIPGLDQSGSGENSLNNSGGNKEENTSETKEVDTKEGPAETSPPPTREEPPRPQSRNSFVTSRSYLNTDKVAQPSKAFNKQVYFVSSSPEPHLRPGSRCTNVTDSVNRTQVTPVVENPYARVDSGYSSRYSNRSYSAGSIRKLSHSPSRMSYGMTEHYNNPNTHFQHACNRTQEREELQKINDRFTSYIQKVRHLREQSGQQADTTSFIKSTKILEDEVATLKSLYEKELDNVRKQLEEVTRERNSYQMQCSKNKQFALDLENSCNPDGPHNERLMVESEKNRRLMEEMNNSHKRIQSLESELSESKVNSGRPYDDINNLTRDSEKLIREIETLKRRYEKEQLMRQEAEEKAHQTSQKMDFENQVYNQQIKELRERLETASATILSLETRIRQYSKSDTSVSGLLQQVRESAEEEMMRFKIESEENYARNITALKTQMENDAKTIDRLNTEKSQILGQIVELRAKITSLEGQIQNLNHQKVSLEEMVAQERAQATEQVAAMSQKLKDVQEMLFVKMREASSSHDCHMPLKAEISAMKALLEEEEKRLQVPSEDVNYTTNYTLTTQADQPPISTAELVTTNVPPQSFQPMSYAQPSAPPMSPSYAPMTAPNMTNEYVPQYEPFLTEDLDPAGVGLEYFGGGTRYTYQTTPSVNKLQIEPSPPTTPRPVGPVMRAKSAPGEPIKIQRRRPQSAKCQSPSNDCVSKDSPRNVYRTPERPKSDKYYSSPICRRISDVTVSDSTDSPCPSPPQYKVGSKVRGQNVPLIPTSMGQGQDYFDEMFRDLTRETLYTAPPSPPPQKQQRSKSSMDKYQSSVYHDYNTATSSRSESPEYPRHLLPRDALVFRRPMVKRTRASSAYIHSAVGDIKILEVNQEGKYVRLVNDGKQEAEFGGHMIQQNVGGHPVAVYRFPPRTKFPANSTLTVWAGSNDPILHQPPSDYVWKEQQKWGTGPECTTILCKPNGQAIAWTTAAHRFTKNAFEEPSPASQQVVADDPLQDDPNIETDSLTEMTVNINEPKPDSVYLKREKQQPNVLTPQKHPHGTSPGKEIHPATSQPRPYTYGNDNSSVNRQSRSQTTRPDPVNGQPYAGSAQKMGSAPLKRYTPTNIRGNGCIVNKATSGSSNPEKKSLKNKTWPVQYVWAQPPPSPPLCSRSIVTVGLPHSYASLPRGCR, encoded by the exons ATGGCCCAGGTGCTAAG ACTCAGTGAGGGCCCTGTACAAGGCAGTCCCTTCATAACACACCTTGGGGACGGTGACCCAAATCTACATCCACACCCCCAGTACCTGTACCGATCCTCCACCCCAGAGGAGGAACAGACCCTGCAGCTGGTGATTCCAGGACTTGACCAGTCAGGGTCAGGTGAAAACTCGCTGAACAACTCAGGAGGCAACAAGGAAGAGAACACTTCAG AAACTAAAGAAGTAGATACCAAGGAAGGACCTGCAGAGACAAGTCCCCCTCCTACGAGAGAAGAACCGCCGAGACCTCAGTCCAGGAACTCTTTTGTGACCTCAAGGAGTTACCTCAATACAGACAAAGTTGCCCAGCCATCAAAGGCATTCAATAAACAGGTGTATTTTGTGTCGTCTAGCCCAGAACCTCATTTACGGCCGGGAAGTCGGTGTACAAACGTTACAGACTCGGTCAACAGAACTCAAGTGACTCCAGTCGTGGAGAATCCGTATGCTCGAGTGGACTCAGGGTACTCGAGTCGATATAGCAACAGGAGTTACAGTGCAGGATCGATACGCAAGCTCAGTCACAGCCCCAGCAGGATGAGTTACGGAATGACGGAACATTACAACAACCCTAATACTCACTTTCAACATGCATGTAATCGCACTCAGGAAAGGGAGGAACTTCAGAAAATCAATGACCGTTTTACGTCGTACATCCAAAAGGTCCGCCACCTGCGCGAGCAGAGTGGACAGCAGGCGGACACCACATCTTTCATCAAATCGACCAAAATTCTGGAGGATGAGGTTGCCACATTGAAGAGCTTGTATGAAAAAGAACTTGACAATGTTAG AAAACAATTAGAAGAAGTGACACGAGAAAGAAACTCTTATCAGATGCAATGTAGCAAAAACAAACAGTTTGCCCTAGATTTAGAAAACAg TTGCAACCCAGATGGCCCCCATAATGAAAG ATTAATGGTAGAATCGGAGAAGAACCGGAGGCTGATGGAGGAGATGAACAACAGCCATAAGAGGATCCAGTCTCTGGAGAGCGAGCTATCCGAGTCCAAAGTCAACTCGGGGCGGCCTTACGACGACATCAACAACTTAACAAGAGATTCTGAAAAGCTGATAAGGGAAATCGAAACTCTGAAACGCAG ATATGAAAAGGAACAGTTGATGCGACAAGAAGCAGAGGAAAAAGCTCACCAAACATCTCAGAAGATGGACTTTGAGAACCAGGTGTACAATCAGCAGATTAAAGAGCTGAGAGAGCGTCTCGAGACAGCGAGCGCCACCATACTGAGTCTGGAGACTCGAATACGCCAGTACAGCAAGTCGGATACATCCGTATCCGGACTCCTACAGCAGGTCAGGGAATCCGCGGAGGAGGAAATGATGCGATTCAAGATCGAGTCAGAGGAAAACTATGCAAGAAAT ATAACTGCCTTAAAAACACAGATGGAAAATGATGCCAAGACAATTGACAGACTGAACACTGAGAAATCTCAGATCCTGGGACAGATTGTGGAGCTGAGGGCCAAGATAACCTCCCTGGAGGGACAG ATCCAGAATTTGAACCACCAGAAGGTCTCCCTAGAGGAAATGGTGGCCCAGGAGAGAGCGCAGGCCACCGAACAGGTGGCTGCCATGTCTCAAAAGCTAAAGGACGTCCAGGAAATGTTGTTTGTGAAGATGAGGGAGGCTAGCTCGTCACATGACTGTCACATGCCACTGAAGGCGGAGATCAGCGCCATGAAGGCCCTGCTGGAAGAGGAGGAGAAAAG attaCAAGTTCCATCAGAGGATGTGAATTACACAACGAACTATACCCTAACCACTCAAGCAGATCAACCACCCATCTCTACCGCTGAACTGGTAACCACCAATGTACCACCTCAAAGTTTCCAGCCAATGTCCTATGCTCAGCCCTCAGCCCCACCAATGTCGCCTTCCTACGCCCCGATGACTGCTCCGAACATGACCAATGAGTACGTCCCTCAGTACGAGCCCTTCCTGACAGAGGACTTGGATCCTGCGGGTGTTGGATTGGAATACTTCGGAGGGGGCACCAGATACACGTACCAGACCACTCCCAGTGTCAACAAACTCCAGATTGAGCCCTCCCCACCCACCACACCTCGCCCTGTGGGGCCAGTGATGAGGGCCAAGTCTGCCCCAG GGGAACCAATCAAAATTCAGCGTAGGAGGCCTCAAAGTGCTAAATGTCAGTCCCCTTCCAATGATTGCGTATCAAAGGATTCCCCTAGGAATGTATATAGAACCCCAGAGAGGCCGAAAAGTGATAAATATTACTCGTCGCCTATATGTAGGCGTATCTCTGATGTCACTGTGAGTGACAGTACTGACAGCCCTTGCCCCTCCCCTCCGCAGTATAAAG TTGGATCCAAGGTCAGAGGTCAGAACGTCCCCCTGATCCCGACCAGCATGGGTCAAGGTCAGGACTACTTTGACGAGATGTTCCGTGACCTGACCCGGGAGACCCTGTACACGGCCCCGCCCAGCCCTCCCCCGCAGAAACAGCAGAGGAGCAAGTCCAGCATGGACAAGTACCAGAGCTCAGTGTACCATGACTACAACACCGCCACCTCCAG TCGCTCAGAGAGCCCTGAGTACCCGCGACACTTACTGCCCAGGGATGCCCTGGTGTTTAG GCGGCCGATGGTGAAGCGCACCAGAGCAAGTAGCGCCTACATCCACAG TGCTGTGGGAGATATTAAAATTCTAGAAGTCAATCAAGAAGGGAAATATGTGAGATTAGTGAACGACGGAAAGCAG GAGGCAGAGTTCGGAGGTCACATGATTCAACAGAATGTCGGTGGACACCCTGTGGCAGTGTATAGATTCCCACCCAGGACGAAATTCCCAGCAAACAGCACCCTCACCGTGTGGGCAGGGTCCAACGACCCCATTTTACACCAACCCCCATCAGACTATGTGTGGAAGGAGCAACAGAAATGGGGGACAGGGCCTGAATGCACTACTATTCTGTGTAAACCTAATGGACAG GCAATAGCTTGGACCACAGCTGCTCACAGGTTTACAAAGAATGCTTTTGAGGAGCCATCTCCTGCTTCTCAACAGGTGGTCGCAG ATGATCCTCTTCAAGATGATCCAAACATTGAGACAGATAGTTTAACAGAAATGACTGTCAACATCAATGAACCCAAGCCAGACTCTGTGTACCTCAAAAG GGAGAAACAGCAGCCAAATGTGCTGACCCCACAGAAACACCCCCATGGCACCTCCCCAGGGAAAGAGATCCACCCCGCCACCAGCCAGCCCCGCCCCTACACGTACGGGAATGACAACAGCAGTGTCAATAGACAGTCACGGTCACAGACAACCAGACCAGACCCAGTCAATG gtcAGCCTTATGCAGGGTCAGCTCAGAAGATGGGTAGTGCTCCATTAAAACGCTACACCCCCACAAATATACGAGGGAATGGCTGTATCGTTAACAAAGCT ACATCGGGGTCAAGCAATCCtgagaaaaaaagtttgaagAATAAAACTTG GCCGGTACAATACGTGTGGGCCCAGCCTCCCCCTTCTCCTCCCCTCTGCAGCAGGAGTATAGTAACAGTCGGCCTGCCTCACTCGTACGCTTCTCTACCTAGAG gatGTAGGTAA
- the LOC105338349 gene encoding uncharacterized protein isoform X7 → MPSKHKKRKDVSKIHSKLSEGPVQGSPFITHLGDGDPNLHPHPQYLYRSSTPEEEQTLQLVIPGLDQSGSGENSLNNSGGNKEENTSETKEVDTKEGPAETSPPPTREEPPRPQSRNSFVTSRSYLNTDKVAQPSKAFNKQVYFVSSSPEPHLRPGSRCTNVTDSVNRTQVTPVVENPYARVDSGYSSRYSNRSYSAGSIRKLSHSPSRMSYGMTEHYNNPNTHFQHACNRTQEREELQKINDRFTSYIQKVRHLREQSGQQADTTSFIKSTKILEDEVATLKSLYEKELDNVRKQLEEVTRERNSYQMQCSKNKQFALDLENSCNPDGPHNERLMVESEKNRRLMEEMNNSHKRIQSLESELSESKVNSGRPYDDINNLTRDSEKLIREIETLKRRYEKEQLMRQEAEEKAHQTSQKMDFENQVYNQQIKELRERLETASATILSLETRIRQYSKSDTSVSGLLQQVRESAEEEMMRFKIESEENYARNITALKTQMENDAKTIDRLNTEKSQILGQIVELRAKITSLEGQIQNLNHQKVSLEEMVAQERAQATEQVAAMSQKLKDVQEMLFVKMREASSSHDCHMPLKAEISAMKALLEEEEKRLQVPSEDVNYTTNYTLTTQADQPPISTAELVTTNVPPQSFQPMSYAQPSAPPMSPSYAPMTAPNMTNEYVPQYEPFLTEDLDPAGVGLEYFGGGTRYTYQTTPSVNKLQIEPSPPTTPRPVGPVMRAKSAPGEPIKIQRRRPQSAKCQSPSNDCVSKDSPRNVYRTPERPKSDKYYSSPICRRISDVTVSDSTDSPCPSPPQYKVGSKVRGQNVPLIPTSMGQGQDYFDEMFRDLTRETLYTAPPSPPPQKQQRSKSSMDKYQSSVYHDYNTATSSRSESPEYPRHLLPRDALVFRRPMVKRTRASSAYIHSAVGDIKILEVNQEGKYVRLVNDGKQEAEFGGHMIQQNVGGHPVAVYRFPPRTKFPANSTLTVWAGSNDPILHQPPSDYVWKEQQKWGTGPECTTILCKPNGQAIAWTTAAHRFTKNAFEEPSPASQQVVADDPLQDDPNIETDSLTEMTVNINEPKPDSVYLKREKQQPNVLTPQKHPHGTSPGKEIHPATSQPRPYTYGNDNSSVNRQSRSQTTRPDPVNGQPYAGSAQKMGSAPLKRYTPTNIRGNGCIVNKAAGTIRVGPASPFSSPLQQEYSNSRPASLVRFST, encoded by the exons ATGCCCTCTAAGCACAAGAAGAGAAAAGATGTTTCTAAAATTCATTCAAA ACTCAGTGAGGGCCCTGTACAAGGCAGTCCCTTCATAACACACCTTGGGGACGGTGACCCAAATCTACATCCACACCCCCAGTACCTGTACCGATCCTCCACCCCAGAGGAGGAACAGACCCTGCAGCTGGTGATTCCAGGACTTGACCAGTCAGGGTCAGGTGAAAACTCGCTGAACAACTCAGGAGGCAACAAGGAAGAGAACACTTCAG AAACTAAAGAAGTAGATACCAAGGAAGGACCTGCAGAGACAAGTCCCCCTCCTACGAGAGAAGAACCGCCGAGACCTCAGTCCAGGAACTCTTTTGTGACCTCAAGGAGTTACCTCAATACAGACAAAGTTGCCCAGCCATCAAAGGCATTCAATAAACAGGTGTATTTTGTGTCGTCTAGCCCAGAACCTCATTTACGGCCGGGAAGTCGGTGTACAAACGTTACAGACTCGGTCAACAGAACTCAAGTGACTCCAGTCGTGGAGAATCCGTATGCTCGAGTGGACTCAGGGTACTCGAGTCGATATAGCAACAGGAGTTACAGTGCAGGATCGATACGCAAGCTCAGTCACAGCCCCAGCAGGATGAGTTACGGAATGACGGAACATTACAACAACCCTAATACTCACTTTCAACATGCATGTAATCGCACTCAGGAAAGGGAGGAACTTCAGAAAATCAATGACCGTTTTACGTCGTACATCCAAAAGGTCCGCCACCTGCGCGAGCAGAGTGGACAGCAGGCGGACACCACATCTTTCATCAAATCGACCAAAATTCTGGAGGATGAGGTTGCCACATTGAAGAGCTTGTATGAAAAAGAACTTGACAATGTTAG AAAACAATTAGAAGAAGTGACACGAGAAAGAAACTCTTATCAGATGCAATGTAGCAAAAACAAACAGTTTGCCCTAGATTTAGAAAACAg TTGCAACCCAGATGGCCCCCATAATGAAAG ATTAATGGTAGAATCGGAGAAGAACCGGAGGCTGATGGAGGAGATGAACAACAGCCATAAGAGGATCCAGTCTCTGGAGAGCGAGCTATCCGAGTCCAAAGTCAACTCGGGGCGGCCTTACGACGACATCAACAACTTAACAAGAGATTCTGAAAAGCTGATAAGGGAAATCGAAACTCTGAAACGCAG ATATGAAAAGGAACAGTTGATGCGACAAGAAGCAGAGGAAAAAGCTCACCAAACATCTCAGAAGATGGACTTTGAGAACCAGGTGTACAATCAGCAGATTAAAGAGCTGAGAGAGCGTCTCGAGACAGCGAGCGCCACCATACTGAGTCTGGAGACTCGAATACGCCAGTACAGCAAGTCGGATACATCCGTATCCGGACTCCTACAGCAGGTCAGGGAATCCGCGGAGGAGGAAATGATGCGATTCAAGATCGAGTCAGAGGAAAACTATGCAAGAAAT ATAACTGCCTTAAAAACACAGATGGAAAATGATGCCAAGACAATTGACAGACTGAACACTGAGAAATCTCAGATCCTGGGACAGATTGTGGAGCTGAGGGCCAAGATAACCTCCCTGGAGGGACAG ATCCAGAATTTGAACCACCAGAAGGTCTCCCTAGAGGAAATGGTGGCCCAGGAGAGAGCGCAGGCCACCGAACAGGTGGCTGCCATGTCTCAAAAGCTAAAGGACGTCCAGGAAATGTTGTTTGTGAAGATGAGGGAGGCTAGCTCGTCACATGACTGTCACATGCCACTGAAGGCGGAGATCAGCGCCATGAAGGCCCTGCTGGAAGAGGAGGAGAAAAG attaCAAGTTCCATCAGAGGATGTGAATTACACAACGAACTATACCCTAACCACTCAAGCAGATCAACCACCCATCTCTACCGCTGAACTGGTAACCACCAATGTACCACCTCAAAGTTTCCAGCCAATGTCCTATGCTCAGCCCTCAGCCCCACCAATGTCGCCTTCCTACGCCCCGATGACTGCTCCGAACATGACCAATGAGTACGTCCCTCAGTACGAGCCCTTCCTGACAGAGGACTTGGATCCTGCGGGTGTTGGATTGGAATACTTCGGAGGGGGCACCAGATACACGTACCAGACCACTCCCAGTGTCAACAAACTCCAGATTGAGCCCTCCCCACCCACCACACCTCGCCCTGTGGGGCCAGTGATGAGGGCCAAGTCTGCCCCAG GGGAACCAATCAAAATTCAGCGTAGGAGGCCTCAAAGTGCTAAATGTCAGTCCCCTTCCAATGATTGCGTATCAAAGGATTCCCCTAGGAATGTATATAGAACCCCAGAGAGGCCGAAAAGTGATAAATATTACTCGTCGCCTATATGTAGGCGTATCTCTGATGTCACTGTGAGTGACAGTACTGACAGCCCTTGCCCCTCCCCTCCGCAGTATAAAG TTGGATCCAAGGTCAGAGGTCAGAACGTCCCCCTGATCCCGACCAGCATGGGTCAAGGTCAGGACTACTTTGACGAGATGTTCCGTGACCTGACCCGGGAGACCCTGTACACGGCCCCGCCCAGCCCTCCCCCGCAGAAACAGCAGAGGAGCAAGTCCAGCATGGACAAGTACCAGAGCTCAGTGTACCATGACTACAACACCGCCACCTCCAG TCGCTCAGAGAGCCCTGAGTACCCGCGACACTTACTGCCCAGGGATGCCCTGGTGTTTAG GCGGCCGATGGTGAAGCGCACCAGAGCAAGTAGCGCCTACATCCACAG TGCTGTGGGAGATATTAAAATTCTAGAAGTCAATCAAGAAGGGAAATATGTGAGATTAGTGAACGACGGAAAGCAG GAGGCAGAGTTCGGAGGTCACATGATTCAACAGAATGTCGGTGGACACCCTGTGGCAGTGTATAGATTCCCACCCAGGACGAAATTCCCAGCAAACAGCACCCTCACCGTGTGGGCAGGGTCCAACGACCCCATTTTACACCAACCCCCATCAGACTATGTGTGGAAGGAGCAACAGAAATGGGGGACAGGGCCTGAATGCACTACTATTCTGTGTAAACCTAATGGACAG GCAATAGCTTGGACCACAGCTGCTCACAGGTTTACAAAGAATGCTTTTGAGGAGCCATCTCCTGCTTCTCAACAGGTGGTCGCAG ATGATCCTCTTCAAGATGATCCAAACATTGAGACAGATAGTTTAACAGAAATGACTGTCAACATCAATGAACCCAAGCCAGACTCTGTGTACCTCAAAAG GGAGAAACAGCAGCCAAATGTGCTGACCCCACAGAAACACCCCCATGGCACCTCCCCAGGGAAAGAGATCCACCCCGCCACCAGCCAGCCCCGCCCCTACACGTACGGGAATGACAACAGCAGTGTCAATAGACAGTCACGGTCACAGACAACCAGACCAGACCCAGTCAATG gtcAGCCTTATGCAGGGTCAGCTCAGAAGATGGGTAGTGCTCCATTAAAACGCTACACCCCCACAAATATACGAGGGAATGGCTGTATCGTTAACAAAGCT GCCGGTACAATACGTGTGGGCCCAGCCTCCCCCTTCTCCTCCCCTCTGCAGCAGGAGTATAGTAACAGTCGGCCTGCCTCACTCGTACGCTTCTCTACCTAG